A single window of Pontibacillus chungwhensis DNA harbors:
- a CDS encoding HesB/YadR/YfhF family protein, whose amino-acid sequence MKLKVQEEAAQWYKDELELEQNDSLRFFVRYGGVGGLQPGMSLGVRPDEPAEPIAEDQQEGIRFYVEQEDAWYFDDYNVTVKYDPDTQEPDFDYYQEDSE is encoded by the coding sequence ATGAAATTAAAAGTTCAAGAAGAAGCAGCACAATGGTATAAGGATGAATTAGAACTCGAACAGAACGATTCCTTACGCTTCTTTGTTCGATATGGTGGTGTTGGAGGCCTCCAGCCAGGAATGTCCCTTGGCGTACGTCCGGATGAACCTGCCGAGCCTATAGCAGAGGACCAACAAGAGGGAATTCGTTTCTATGTAGAACAAGAAGATGCGTGGTATTTTGATGATTATAACGTAACGGTTAAATATGACCCTGATACACAAGAACCTGATTTCGACTATTATCAAGAAGACAGTGAATAA
- a CDS encoding FbpB family small basic protein yields the protein MPRKKKPTFEELIQENRRKIIEDEHLMNQIEERIEKRMNDTLNR from the coding sequence ATGCCACGTAAGAAAAAACCTACTTTTGAAGAACTTATACAAGAAAACCGACGAAAAATCATTGAAGACGAGCATTTAATGAATCAAATTGAGGAAAGAATTGAAAAGCGAATGAATGATACGTTAAACAGATAG
- a CDS encoding ATP-binding protein produces MKEKSEQSPTDYHYKDPYWVSYTSLADLPPVFQRWIDLHGFDLISVCDHQGAIQYVTASSKRLIGYTKDALLGTYILDYVSPQDKIRLMKSLRKNEKGDLVTSEVQVKHRSGTYIWVEVVSSSVYDPKTRDDVVIAVIRDISDRKEAEEMMIRSEKMSVAGQLAAGIAHEIRNPLTSLKGFLQLLEAGIEGKDEYYSIMGEEIDKIENITSELLFISKPMTNDPKEESVVSLMKDVCKLMETQAHLHNVDIEIKQEEWLKVYCDRSQIKQVFINIIKNAIEVMSDSGGTVSIDIYERNGDACMDVIDEGPGIPEHLIEKIKEPFFTTKKNGTGLGLMITNQILEKHDGSLTILNNEPKGSIFRIRLPLYLS; encoded by the coding sequence ATGAAAGAGAAATCAGAGCAATCCCCAACAGACTATCATTATAAAGATCCGTATTGGGTATCTTATACTTCATTGGCTGATCTTCCACCTGTATTCCAAAGGTGGATTGATTTACATGGATTTGATTTAATCAGTGTGTGTGATCACCAAGGAGCTATTCAATATGTTACCGCTTCCTCTAAGAGATTAATCGGGTATACAAAAGATGCACTATTAGGTACATATATATTGGATTACGTATCTCCTCAAGATAAAATACGTTTAATGAAGTCTCTTCGAAAGAATGAAAAAGGAGACCTTGTTACCTCAGAAGTGCAAGTAAAACATCGTTCAGGAACATACATTTGGGTAGAGGTTGTCTCCTCTTCTGTATATGATCCAAAAACAAGAGATGATGTTGTCATTGCGGTTATCAGGGATATTTCTGATAGGAAAGAAGCGGAAGAAATGATGATTCGTTCAGAGAAAATGTCTGTTGCGGGTCAACTAGCAGCCGGTATTGCCCATGAAATTCGTAACCCTCTCACTTCTTTGAAAGGTTTTTTGCAGCTTCTTGAAGCAGGAATTGAGGGTAAAGACGAGTATTATTCAATAATGGGAGAGGAAATTGACAAAATAGAAAACATCACATCAGAACTCTTGTTTATTTCAAAGCCTATGACGAATGATCCTAAAGAAGAATCTGTAGTTTCTCTAATGAAAGATGTATGTAAGCTTATGGAAACACAGGCGCACTTACATAACGTAGATATAGAAATTAAACAAGAAGAGTGGTTAAAAGTCTATTGCGATCGTTCACAAATTAAGCAAGTGTTTATTAATATCATAAAAAATGCAATTGAAGTGATGAGTGACAGTGGAGGGACTGTTTCCATTGATATTTATGAACGAAATGGGGATGCTTGCATGGATGTTATAGACGAAGGGCCTGGTATTCCTGAACATTTAATAGAAAAGATAAAGGAGCCATTCTTTACAACGAAGAAAAATGGCACCGGGCTTGGACTGATGATTACAAATCAAATCTTAGAGAAGCATGATGGGAGCTTGACCATTTTAAATAATGAACCAAAAGGGAGTATATTCCGTATTCGTTTACCTCTCTACCTGAGCTGA
- the tlp gene encoding small acid-soluble spore protein Tlp has translation MGKNNQRYANPDDRSDNVEKLQEMVQNTIHNLEAAHETMQFSSEEEKQKIMAKNKRREESIASFRNEIKDEAKHKQDQ, from the coding sequence ATGGGTAAAAACAACCAACGATATGCGAATCCTGACGATCGTAGTGACAATGTTGAAAAGCTTCAAGAAATGGTCCAAAATACTATTCACAATTTAGAAGCTGCTCATGAAACGATGCAGTTCTCCTCAGAAGAAGAGAAACAAAAGATTATGGCTAAAAATAAACGTCGTGAAGAATCCATTGCATCTTTCCGCAATGAAATAAAAGATGAAGCTAAACACAAGCAAGATCAGTAA
- a CDS encoding AAA family ATPase yields MTIDNERKNNIQNWTTLSAHPPLKETEALRYINDYENGHAHIDALIVSRLYSLIAYHRLNRTIMNHDKIAEEFISKAKSTAENDSVVLELQELLNVRTHLQMLEGHTFKNYALHETDHQSVKRKKLQQILEKVEPLEEKWSTEFSYSGEGKETPVQTLFEKGQYLFNELIQEIGPHKRNETNGFNHVSIMRINQLLRELDQLTNELEKFLPGTEDDHKGKDPLKQLDSMVGLSEVKSYIHRYYHYLKYQQYRKDIGFQMVDEPELHMIITGNPGTGKTTIARLLANIYYDLGLLDTRDVIEVNRSHLVGSYVGQTEENTMNYVQQAIGGILFIDEAYSLQREGQTGNDYGQAVIDTLVSAMTSKEYGDKFAVILAGYPDEMRQFLWGNPGLRSRFPEQNHVHLPNYSIPELIEIGEQTALENDYFFTEKAVQNLERSIDKQQVDDTFGNARAVRNIVLQTIFQKGASESDQADHESKIDLMRIEEKDFSSPDSPEEDNKSPMERLEQLIGLKPVKDEVKKLSSFVRLQRKREDKGLPSVPIQLHAVFSGNPGTGKTTVAHIYADILKECGLLKRGHVIVASRSDLVAGYVGQTSIKTKKKIREALGGVLFIDEAYSLFQSGSNDFGKEAIDTLVDEMTKHNENLVVILAGYKREMSSLIQSNPGLSSRFKKFLHFPDYSPRELVEMTKYQASTHKYVIEPDALSFLDDVYETHSIDGNGRYVKNLVDEAIQYQALRIDEQDEEGYYDVLSKPDLELAWNAMKGREIG; encoded by the coding sequence ATGACGATTGATAATGAACGAAAGAATAATATACAGAACTGGACGACCTTAAGCGCTCATCCTCCGCTAAAAGAAACGGAAGCGTTACGATATATTAATGATTACGAAAATGGGCATGCCCATATAGATGCGTTAATTGTAAGTCGTTTATATAGCCTTATCGCATATCATCGACTTAACCGAACAATCATGAATCATGATAAGATTGCAGAAGAATTTATTTCAAAAGCTAAGAGTACAGCTGAAAATGATTCAGTCGTGTTGGAATTACAAGAGCTCCTAAATGTCCGAACACACTTACAGATGTTAGAAGGTCATACATTTAAAAATTATGCTTTACATGAAACGGATCATCAATCAGTAAAAAGAAAGAAGTTACAACAGATTCTTGAGAAGGTTGAACCACTCGAAGAAAAGTGGTCCACAGAATTTAGTTATTCAGGAGAAGGGAAAGAAACTCCCGTTCAGACTTTATTTGAAAAAGGTCAATATCTGTTTAATGAGTTAATCCAAGAAATTGGTCCACATAAACGCAATGAGACGAATGGATTTAACCATGTTTCCATTATGAGGATTAACCAGCTGTTAAGAGAGCTCGATCAATTAACAAATGAATTGGAAAAATTCTTGCCGGGGACAGAAGATGATCATAAAGGCAAAGACCCCTTAAAACAGTTAGATAGTATGGTTGGTCTTTCAGAAGTGAAATCCTATATCCACCGTTATTATCATTATTTGAAGTACCAGCAATACCGAAAAGATATCGGTTTTCAGATGGTTGATGAACCTGAGCTGCACATGATTATTACAGGAAATCCAGGTACAGGAAAAACGACGATAGCAAGACTCCTTGCCAATATTTATTATGATCTTGGTTTGCTCGATACTAGGGATGTGATTGAGGTCAACCGTTCACACCTTGTAGGTTCGTATGTTGGGCAAACAGAGGAAAATACAATGAACTATGTACAACAAGCTATCGGGGGTATTCTCTTTATAGATGAAGCCTACAGTCTTCAGCGTGAAGGACAAACAGGCAATGATTATGGGCAAGCGGTCATTGACACGCTTGTGTCAGCTATGACAAGTAAGGAATACGGAGATAAATTTGCTGTTATATTAGCGGGATATCCTGACGAGATGAGGCAATTCCTTTGGGGAAATCCTGGTCTTCGCAGTCGCTTTCCGGAGCAAAATCATGTCCACCTTCCTAACTATTCCATTCCAGAATTAATAGAAATTGGTGAACAAACTGCCCTCGAAAACGACTATTTCTTTACAGAAAAAGCGGTCCAGAATTTAGAACGTTCAATTGATAAGCAACAAGTAGATGATACGTTTGGGAATGCAAGAGCGGTTAGGAATATAGTGTTACAGACCATATTCCAAAAAGGAGCTAGTGAGTCCGATCAAGCTGATCATGAATCAAAAATTGACCTCATGCGTATCGAAGAGAAAGACTTTTCTTCACCGGATTCACCTGAGGAAGATAACAAATCACCAATGGAACGACTTGAGCAACTTATCGGCTTAAAACCAGTTAAAGATGAAGTGAAAAAGCTCTCATCTTTTGTCAGGTTACAAAGGAAGAGGGAAGATAAAGGGCTCCCGTCCGTACCTATACAATTGCATGCTGTTTTCTCCGGTAACCCAGGTACAGGAAAAACGACAGTAGCTCATATCTATGCTGATATTTTAAAAGAGTGTGGCTTATTAAAGCGAGGGCATGTAATCGTTGCATCCAGGAGTGATCTTGTTGCAGGTTATGTTGGTCAGACGTCCATTAAGACTAAAAAGAAAATACGGGAAGCTTTAGGTGGAGTTCTATTTATCGATGAAGCCTATTCACTTTTCCAATCTGGATCAAATGACTTCGGTAAAGAAGCAATCGATACACTAGTAGATGAGATGACCAAACACAATGAGAATCTTGTGGTGATATTAGCTGGTTATAAGAGGGAAATGTCTTCTCTTATCCAAAGTAATCCAGGACTTTCTTCTAGGTTTAAGAAGTTTCTACATTTCCCTGATTATAGTCCAAGAGAACTAGTAGAAATGACAAAATATCAAGCAAGCACTCATAAATACGTAATAGAACCAGATGCGTTATCCTTCTTAGACGATGTTTATGAGACACACTCCATCGATGGGAATGGGCGTTATGTTAAGAACTTGGTTGATGAAGCTATTCAATATCAAGCTCTAAGAATTGATGAACAAGATGAAGAAGGCTATTATGATGTATTATCCAAACCTGATCTAGAATTGGCTTGGAATGCAATGAAAGGGAGAGAAATAGGATGA
- the sspO gene encoding small acid-soluble spore protein O codes for MSQKRKANHVRPGMNDASAQGQGAGYNEETPQHPLSAEERQNNKKRKKNQ; via the coding sequence ATGAGTCAAAAACGTAAAGCGAACCATGTAAGACCAGGTATGAATGATGCTTCTGCACAAGGACAAGGTGCTGGATACAACGAGGAAACACCACAGCATCCATTAAGCGCAGAGGAACGTCAGAACAACAAAAAGCGTAAAAAGAATCAATAG
- a CDS encoding small acid-soluble spore protein P — translation MKGEMIMSGKPKGPKQQDRVSLPKGPKQPYGEPTSGSHKVKNRNHSRQKNHSSHDM, via the coding sequence ATGAAAGGAGAGATGATCATGTCTGGTAAACCAAAAGGTCCCAAACAACAAGATCGCGTTTCACTTCCAAAAGGCCCTAAACAACCCTACGGGGAGCCCACTAGCGGGTCTCATAAGGTAAAAAACAGGAATCATTCGCGTCAGAAGAACCACTCTTCTCATGATATGTAA
- the acnA gene encoding aconitate hydratase AcnA — protein sequence MAVNDAYNARKQFELNGKTYNYYQLKALEEAGYGKISRLPYSIRVLLESVLRQYDGEVIQKEHVEKLAKWGEKDSESVDVPFKPSRVILQDFTGVPAVVDLASLRKAMVDMGGSPDKINPEVPVDLVIDHSVQVDKYGTQDALQVNMELEFERNKERYEFLNWAKKAFDNYEAVPPATGIVHQVNLEYIANVVHALENENGEYETYPDTLVGTDSHTTMINGLGVLGWGVGGIEAEAGMLGQPSYFPAPEVIGVKLTGGFPQGTTATDLALKVTQKLREKNVVGKFVEFFGPGLKDMPLADRATISNMAPEYGATCGFFPVDEESLEYLRLTGRSDEQIKVVEQYCKENNLFYSPEFADPEFTDLVEIDLSELEPNLSGPKRPQDLIPLSEMKDSFNHALTAPEGNQGFGLSAKEKEKEVTIEHPNGKSSTMKTGSVAIAAITSCTNTSNPHVMLGAGLVAKKAVEKGLEVPEYVKTSLAPGSKVVTRYLEDSGLMEYLQHLGFNLVGYGCTTCIGNSGPLAEEIEEAIAQNDLTVSSVLSGNRNFEGRIHPLVKANYLASPPLVVAYALAGTVDVDLKNDPIGKDKEGKPVYFNDIWPSIEEIKTEIDKNVNPEIFRKEYENVFDSNEKWNKIETTDEPLYDWNEDSTYIQNPPFFEGLSKDLESVKSLNNLRMVGKFGDSVTTDHISPAGAIAKDMPAGQYLQDKGVSPRNFNSYGSRRGNHEVMMRGTFANIRIRNQLAPGTEGGYTTYWPTGDVMPIYDAAMKYQQDGTPLLVVAGKDYGMGSSRDWAAKGTNLLGIKTVIAESFERIHRSNLVMMGVLPLQFKSGDSADSLGLTGQETFNIEIDESVQPHDEVKVVATDDKGNKTEFNVIARFDSPVEIDYYRNGGILQKVLRDKMASK from the coding sequence ATGGCAGTAAATGATGCTTACAATGCACGCAAGCAATTTGAACTCAACGGAAAAACGTACAACTACTATCAGTTAAAAGCGCTTGAGGAAGCTGGATACGGAAAGATTTCCCGTCTTCCATATTCCATCCGCGTCTTACTTGAATCAGTATTACGCCAATATGATGGCGAAGTCATTCAAAAAGAACATGTAGAAAAACTCGCAAAATGGGGAGAAAAAGATTCTGAAAGCGTAGACGTACCTTTCAAGCCGTCACGCGTTATCCTTCAGGACTTTACAGGTGTTCCTGCAGTAGTAGACCTTGCTTCATTACGTAAAGCAATGGTCGACATGGGGGGCAGCCCGGATAAAATCAACCCTGAAGTGCCTGTAGACCTTGTTATCGACCACTCTGTACAAGTTGATAAGTACGGTACACAGGATGCCCTTCAAGTAAATATGGAATTAGAATTTGAGCGTAATAAAGAGCGTTATGAATTTCTAAATTGGGCTAAGAAAGCCTTTGATAACTATGAAGCTGTTCCACCAGCAACGGGTATTGTTCACCAGGTTAACTTGGAATACATTGCTAATGTGGTTCACGCTTTAGAAAACGAAAACGGTGAATATGAGACATACCCTGATACATTAGTGGGAACAGACTCCCATACTACGATGATTAACGGTCTAGGTGTATTAGGTTGGGGTGTTGGAGGCATTGAAGCGGAAGCTGGAATGCTTGGACAACCTTCTTATTTCCCAGCTCCCGAAGTAATCGGTGTGAAGTTAACAGGTGGTTTCCCACAAGGGACAACAGCTACTGACTTAGCACTTAAAGTCACACAAAAACTTCGTGAGAAAAATGTAGTTGGGAAGTTTGTAGAATTCTTCGGGCCTGGACTAAAAGACATGCCACTAGCTGACCGAGCTACTATTTCGAATATGGCTCCAGAGTACGGCGCTACTTGTGGTTTCTTCCCAGTAGATGAAGAATCTCTTGAATACTTACGCTTAACAGGTCGCAGCGACGAGCAAATTAAGGTTGTAGAGCAATATTGTAAAGAAAACAACTTATTCTATTCTCCTGAATTTGCCGATCCTGAATTCACTGACCTTGTGGAAATTGACTTATCAGAATTAGAGCCTAATTTGTCTGGACCTAAACGTCCTCAAGATTTAATTCCTTTATCCGAAATGAAGGATTCCTTTAACCATGCATTAACTGCACCAGAAGGAAATCAAGGCTTTGGCTTATCTGCGAAAGAAAAGGAAAAAGAAGTAACGATTGAACATCCAAATGGTAAATCTTCTACAATGAAAACGGGATCTGTGGCAATTGCAGCGATTACGTCTTGTACGAATACTTCTAACCCACACGTTATGCTAGGAGCAGGTCTTGTAGCTAAGAAAGCTGTAGAAAAAGGCTTAGAAGTACCAGAGTACGTTAAAACATCCCTTGCACCAGGTTCTAAAGTTGTAACAAGATACTTAGAAGACTCAGGATTAATGGAATACCTTCAGCATCTTGGCTTTAACCTTGTAGGTTATGGTTGTACAACTTGTATCGGTAACTCTGGTCCACTTGCAGAAGAAATCGAAGAAGCTATCGCACAGAATGATCTAACTGTATCTTCTGTCCTTTCAGGTAACCGAAACTTTGAAGGTCGTATTCATCCTCTTGTGAAAGCGAACTATCTAGCTTCGCCACCACTTGTCGTTGCGTATGCGTTAGCAGGCACAGTTGATGTTGACCTTAAAAATGATCCGATTGGCAAAGATAAAGAAGGAAAACCTGTTTACTTTAATGATATCTGGCCATCTATTGAAGAGATCAAAACAGAGATTGATAAAAATGTTAATCCTGAAATCTTCCGTAAAGAATATGAAAATGTATTTGATTCAAACGAAAAATGGAATAAGATTGAAACTACAGATGAGCCTCTCTATGATTGGAACGAGGACTCAACGTACATTCAAAACCCACCTTTCTTTGAAGGGCTTTCAAAAGACCTTGAGTCTGTTAAGAGCCTAAATAACCTACGCATGGTTGGTAAGTTTGGGGATTCGGTTACAACTGACCATATTTCCCCAGCAGGTGCAATCGCAAAAGATATGCCAGCTGGACAGTATTTGCAAGATAAGGGTGTATCTCCAAGAAACTTTAACTCCTACGGTTCTCGCCGAGGAAATCATGAAGTTATGATGCGTGGTACGTTTGCTAATATCCGTATCCGTAACCAATTAGCTCCTGGTACAGAAGGTGGCTATACAACCTATTGGCCAACTGGCGACGTTATGCCTATTTACGATGCAGCAATGAAATATCAACAAGATGGAACACCATTACTTGTGGTAGCTGGTAAAGACTATGGCATGGGAAGTTCTCGTGACTGGGCTGCTAAAGGTACGAATCTTTTAGGTATTAAAACCGTTATAGCTGAAAGCTTTGAGCGTATTCACCGCTCAAACCTTGTTATGATGGGGGTTCTACCACTTCAATTTAAATCTGGAGATAGTGCAGATTCATTAGGCTTAACAGGTCAAGAAACCTTTAATATTGAGATTGATGAATCTGTTCAACCACACGATGAAGTGAAAGTGGTTGCTACAGATGATAAAGGAAACAAGACTGAATTTAATGTCATTGCACGATTTGATAGCCCTGTTGAAATTGATTACTACCGTAATGGTGGTATCCTTCAAAAGGTTCTTCGTGACAAAATGGCTTCTAAGTAA
- a CDS encoding acyl-CoA thioesterase, which yields MMTTTDVKVRYQETDQMGVVYHANYLVWFELGRTAFIEELGFQYHEMEESGVVSPVVDANIQFKQPLRYGQTARVHTWLDYYDGIRVTYGYEIQTPEGEIAVTGTTKHVCVKKDSFKPVSIRRFFPDWHEAYLSAKGEE from the coding sequence ATGATGACAACAACAGATGTAAAAGTACGATACCAGGAAACAGATCAAATGGGAGTTGTTTATCATGCTAATTACCTTGTTTGGTTTGAGCTAGGTCGAACCGCATTTATTGAAGAATTAGGGTTTCAATATCACGAAATGGAAGAAAGTGGGGTTGTGTCGCCTGTCGTGGATGCAAATATCCAGTTCAAACAACCACTACGATATGGTCAGACGGCACGTGTTCATACATGGCTAGATTATTATGATGGCATTCGGGTTACCTATGGATATGAAATACAGACTCCAGAAGGTGAAATAGCTGTAACAGGTACCACAAAGCATGTTTGTGTAAAGAAGGATAGCTTTAAACCTGTTTCCATTCGTCGTTTCTTCCCAGATTGGCATGAGGCTTATCTAAGTGCTAAAGGGGAAGAATAA
- a CDS encoding acid-soluble spore protein N, with translation MGNPKKDSKHFVPSHPGTQPREAGSNKGKQMQMQNAHKPKVIQTKGKK, from the coding sequence ATGGGTAATCCAAAAAAGGATTCAAAGCACTTTGTTCCCAGTCATCCAGGAACACAACCTAGAGAAGCTGGAAGTAACAAAGGTAAACAAATGCAAATGCAAAATGCACATAAACCGAAAGTCATCCAAACTAAAGGGAAGAAATAG
- a CDS encoding ABC transporter ATP-binding protein — MHLIEAHKLHKEFKRHTVVNDISFEIRKGEILGLLGPNGAGKSTTISMIASLLKPTKGEIFYEGDSVIEKPDTIRSKLGYVPQEIALYPEFTALENLQFFAKVYNIPRKERKEKIHQALEYVGLVDRAKSKVNEFSGGMKRRLNIASALIHGPDFLIMDEPTVGIDPQSRNHILEMVKELNKKGMSVLYTTHYMEEVEAICDRILILDHGHIIAEGTKEELIQLIQHQDHIEMKVETRDERFEKELMELVAVELIEFIEDAYMLSVKKQADVLPDIFRLAKEYQVHIYHIQVKKPRLEDVFLHLTGRSLRDE, encoded by the coding sequence ATGCATTTAATTGAGGCACATAAACTACACAAAGAATTTAAAAGGCATACGGTTGTAAATGATATAAGTTTCGAGATTAGAAAGGGAGAAATTTTAGGGCTTCTTGGGCCAAATGGGGCAGGGAAATCTACAACGATCTCCATGATTGCTTCTCTTTTGAAACCGACAAAAGGGGAAATCTTTTATGAAGGGGATTCTGTTATAGAGAAGCCTGATACGATTCGATCTAAATTAGGTTATGTACCCCAGGAAATTGCCCTTTATCCTGAATTTACAGCTCTTGAAAATCTTCAATTTTTCGCCAAAGTGTACAATATCCCAAGAAAAGAAAGAAAAGAGAAGATCCATCAAGCTCTTGAGTACGTAGGGTTGGTTGATCGTGCAAAGTCAAAAGTGAATGAATTTTCAGGTGGGATGAAACGACGATTGAACATAGCCTCTGCTCTTATTCACGGACCAGACTTTCTTATTATGGATGAACCTACCGTAGGCATTGACCCTCAATCCAGAAATCACATATTAGAGATGGTAAAGGAACTTAATAAAAAAGGAATGTCGGTTTTGTACACCACCCACTATATGGAGGAGGTCGAAGCCATATGTGATCGGATCTTGATATTGGACCATGGTCATATTATCGCCGAGGGTACGAAAGAGGAGTTAATTCAACTCATCCAACACCAAGATCATATTGAAATGAAAGTGGAAACAAGAGATGAACGTTTTGAAAAAGAATTAATGGAACTTGTAGCAGTTGAATTGATTGAATTCATTGAAGATGCTTACATGCTATCAGTGAAGAAACAGGCGGACGTACTACCGGATATATTTCGATTGGCCAAAGAATATCAAGTACATATTTATCATATTCAAGTGAAAAAGCCGAGGTTAGAAGATGTGTTCTTGCATCTTACTGGCCGTTCGTTAAGGGATGAATAG
- a CDS encoding DUF2621 domain-containing protein has protein sequence MNSTFALFILGWTVVMVALLAIGGYFMFRKFLKRLPKEDGKSIIDWEEHYIEETLHMWNDEQKAFLEELVTPVPELFRDVAKQKIAARIAQVALQKKAKTITQDIIIEGYILATPKRDHKFLKKTLHEKNIDVQPYQPLFEQS, from the coding sequence ATGAACTCTACCTTTGCTTTATTTATTCTTGGATGGACCGTCGTTATGGTAGCTCTATTAGCGATAGGTGGCTACTTTATGTTTCGTAAATTCTTAAAGCGCTTACCTAAAGAAGACGGGAAATCTATCATTGACTGGGAAGAACATTACATTGAAGAAACTTTACACATGTGGAATGACGAACAAAAAGCATTCCTAGAAGAACTTGTAACACCGGTACCAGAATTATTCCGAGATGTAGCCAAACAAAAAATTGCAGCTAGAATTGCCCAGGTTGCTCTTCAAAAAAAAGCTAAAACGATTACTCAGGATATCATCATAGAAGGTTATATTCTTGCCACACCCAAAAGGGATCATAAATTTTTGAAAAAGACCCTCCACGAAAAAAATATCGATGTTCAACCGTATCAACCTTTGTTTGAACAATCCTAA
- a CDS encoding redoxin domain-containing protein, with product MIKRIVGGLIILGLFAFAIVNVLQDDQEGGEAVTLNNEDGTAMQPPNGPEGLKVGEYAPDFTVTTFEGEEKKLSDLKGKKVFLNFWATWCPPCRVEMPEMEKFYEEFGDEVEIMAVNVTSTEKSVKDVTSYVHNEGFTFPIYLDRERNAANRYRIPAYPTTYFIGSDGKIQSKSYIGAMDYDFMKKMKDKLK from the coding sequence ATGATTAAACGAATTGTTGGGGGTCTCATTATTCTTGGTTTGTTTGCTTTCGCTATTGTCAACGTACTACAGGATGACCAAGAAGGAGGAGAGGCTGTCACATTAAATAATGAAGATGGGACGGCCATGCAACCTCCCAATGGACCTGAAGGACTAAAGGTTGGGGAGTATGCTCCTGATTTTACAGTAACAACGTTCGAAGGTGAAGAAAAGAAGTTGTCGGATCTAAAAGGCAAGAAAGTCTTCTTGAATTTTTGGGCAACATGGTGTCCTCCATGCCGAGTAGAGATGCCAGAAATGGAAAAATTCTATGAGGAATTTGGAGATGAAGTAGAAATCATGGCAGTAAACGTAACCTCTACTGAAAAAAGTGTGAAAGATGTAACTTCATACGTTCATAATGAGGGATTCACCTTTCCGATTTATCTAGACCGTGAGCGAAATGCAGCCAATCGATATCGTATACCTGCTTATCCAACGACTTATTTTATTGGGTCAGATGGTAAAATCCAGAGTAAATCCTATATTGGTGCGATGGATTACGATTTTATGAAAAAAATGAAAGATAAATTAAAGTAA